The sequence TGCGTCCGATTTGGGTATttcgggctcattcagtagccggaaagttgcgaaggccgacggaggttctTCGAAGCTTAGTTGGTTAAGAGCACCAGTTTCGCGTACTGAGGattgtgggttcgattcccatcgaaggaaagtgctactatacattttttaaacgaaatcttccaaaaaatgtacacattcaagtttgagttttcagaacattataaagattttttttgggagatCCTTCTCAACATTCAAGTTTGCCAAAAATCTTACTACGCACCAAAATGCTACAGATCgtacatggaacaatatacacAACTATAACTGCTTATAAGTgccgcctcttggaagaagaactcattatattgagcattGCTTTGTAGTCCTTGACATCCTGAACTactttgccgaatacaactttaGTGAAGATAAAAAAGGTCTCACGCTAGAGCAATATATCGCGTATTTTATTCTACAAGCACACACACCGTGTCAATTGTTTCTAAAGATGTATGTTGTATTTATGTATGTAGTTGAATGGGAAATGGAAGCTGTGTTTTAGGACTTCGTTTTTTAGTGAGCCCTTAAATATTCCTTCTATTGCCTATAAGCCATAAGGTCATTCGAAGTCTTGATCAGCTCTGAAGAAAATTGGGTAATCGAAACGTGCATATTGAAGGCAAGAATATCGCTTTAAGGATTTATTCTAACTCATATTTACACTTTTCTGGTCTGATTCTATCATATACATCGGAAAAGGATTCTCTAGTAATAATATAACTTAAGTTTCAAGcacaaatgaaaatttaaacaaatctcAACTGATGCCATCTCTATATATTCTTATAATGAACAATCGACTCATATGTGTCAATAAGATAACAGAATCTCACCACTTTCATTCTTGTCTTAATACTTGTTTCAAACATTGACCAGTTCTCGAGCTTAAGCTACTTGTTATCCACatatcaaataaatatttacactaGTTCACTGTTAACTGCACACGGCTTGCAAAATTAAGCCACTAATTCTTCTTATGCCGTAGCACTTTGACTGTGTTCTTCTTGACGCGTTTGTATTTATTATTCTTTTTCTCAACGAAAATAGGTTGCTGGATGTACACCGGATATGGAGCAGGAACGTGCACCGGGTAAGGTTTGGGCACTTCCACGGCCACCTGGTGAAAAACGGGCACTTCAACCGGCAGCGGATAGGGCACTGGCCGGTCCACTTGCACTGGGACAGGTTTCTCGACGTAAACGGGAATCTTTCGCTCCACCACGATCGGTATTTTCTTCCGGACGGCTACCGGGAATGGAATCTTCACCGGTACGGCAACGTGCTTTTCGACTTTCACGGGATACGGCACCGGAACATTTTTGGTTATGGTGACCTCCGTCAACTGCTTATGGCCCCACTGGTTGGCTTCCGGGGACTGTGTGTCAAAGATATGGTTCGCTTCGAAGGCTTCACTGGTCCCGGGAGGAAGTTCCCGCTTTTTCTGCGACACTGAACTCGACGAGTCTCCGGCACTCCAACCGACGGCCAATACCATCAGTGTGAGCACGTGCTGCGAATTCAAACGGAAGCGAATTGAAACTTTTTATCAGTATCGACAGACCGAAACCAAACCCGCGCGTGGGTGCTTTTTTACCTTCATTCCGTTTCAATATTGGTGCGTTCGGTGGGCTGGAAAAAGGTGCTTGCGATGGTTTCAACAGTCAAAAGTGAAATGGTTATTGCCTAACCGTGGCTTGTTGTATTTATATTTTCTGTCCGTTTCACTTTCGTTTGACTTGCAAAAGCTACGCTTCCCCTGGGCCAACTTAAGTTTTCCATAATGTACGATACTAGGAACgcacttttaaatttaattgttttcCAATACTGACCTGTGCAGTTCGGACTTGTGTGCGTGTGGAAGATAATTGAAGGCTGCGATTTACTTAGTTGAGGTGCCAGTGGTTcgttaaaaattaaataatgtgAAATAATTGCAAAATTAAGGAAAATCAGCTCATGTTTGAATCATTCGAATACATTCACAGcttgaaattttcatcaaacatcaaaaattaaatttggtACACGCTCCACAATATTATGGGATGACTTCTACCAAAATATTGCGTTACGTTACATTAATTGAGGTTTAGTATGCTACTCCTTCATATATTCTCCCGAGCACCTTGTAATTAGCATATCTGGGATTCCCGCGTGATGGAAAACAGAATCAATTCATAGAGTGGCATTATGTGAACCGTGTAAGAGCTGTACATTCTGGCGGTTTGCCTGCTACCTCAGAAATGATACTAcatattgttgaaataacaattgaaatcTCATTTGATTCGTCCTCGTTCCGATAAACACGATTTTCTCCATTTATTGGTTACCGATTACATGTAGGCAGATTAAAATATTTCTCGCCCGCAATTCTCCGGATGTCGAGCCTACAAACGCGAACCGAACTGGATTCCTGCTGGCTGATCTCTCGAAAACTGTAACCAATAACGATTAACGTTTATTTGAACAATTTCGGTCGGCAACAAAGCACACAGCAATGTGTGCCGCCCGTTCACCTAAATTAAGTTATTGTTTATTGGTGGAATTATGACATTTTCAATAACATCGTCCTAAGCGTTCAGAAATTAATGCCACCGACTGAATTTTGCATGCAGCTATTGGCTATGAATTAAATTAGAGACATATTTTGCGATTAGGATGAAATCTGCACCGAAAACCCATCGCCATCGACGATTCAACGATGCATGGGCGCCAACCGCCGCCCCCGCGCAGACCCCGAAATGATGTGGTTGAACAGTTTTGTTTCATTATTACCTGTTATGTGGGTGGGTGGGTACCATCTCTGCAAGATGGTATCGAAAATCAAATGGGTTGGGTTCATCGTTTCGGAAAAGGTAACGATTATCGTTTGAAGGGGTGATTTGCTGAGGCTTCTGTTTAATGCAAACGATGTAATCCAATCTGGTTCGTATTATGCACTTCCAGTTATGCTCGATCTATTGGGGGATTACTGCGGAAACGAGGTCTAATTTTGTGGACAATATTCTAGGTAGCTTAGAACAATGGCTTTAGGGGAATATCTTTCTCGAGCTTTTGTGTTTCTCGTTTAACGTGTAACAAAAGGGCTATATGTTCACTGTTAAAACGggttttcctttctcgtacactaagaacgtgtaaaggctatatattcgctcaaaagaaaaaactttttaaaagaagctgtgagacccatagtgttgtataagtaccaatcgactcagttcgacaaaTTCAGGTgcaatttcttctggagcccctagtaggcccgacttccaaaGATGCatccgttagcaaggatccaaggcaaacgaattcatcgaccacctcgaaagcatccccgtctatcgtagcaccgcagtatttttttttttttagaaaaaaatgttgtacaaAGTTGATCGGAAtggtaaggccatcattatagTGCCTTCGAAGAATTGGTTGGCtcatttatttaagaaaaaaatattttgcggTAAACTACagagttgtagcgtagcttattccaataagtTCTGCTAAAAacttaccgtcgtgcggggcttcttttgattccgggggctactttggatttgtagttttttgaaaaaactaaacggaaaaaataccaaatttgtaacagaaagttgccgtccaactatcaacaagacacctgattggtgataatgacaattttatagtaattttcgttataattcttgttttaaaatgtccaaagtagcccctgatttttcaaaagaagccccgcacgacggtattcTGTAGCTCTTGAgttgactgatttagagcaattttacctgcTTGGAATGGGGCGTTCCTAAAAAAACAGTAATTttgaattaattgcatattattcggcaactcggccgtacgaaaatcatttgttaaatatcttggctgtgcatatgcacagcacatgtttcgaaatggacaaattgatatgaaatttgcgaaaaagaatccacgtgtcttggagggactcgaacactcaacctcctactctctagataggcgtgataacccctacacaacaagaccacttaaaggtcacgtttgcggaaaagccatcagaatccgagtaccagcctccaccgcggttagctcttttttgcaaattgaatatctttcggatgcttgatttgtccaatcgtcacttttgctttactgttgtatatccacagtcaagcgagcccacctttttttattattcgagAAACATCATATCAAGTgtggtctt comes from Armigeres subalbatus isolate Guangzhou_Male chromosome 2, GZ_Asu_2, whole genome shotgun sequence and encodes:
- the LOC134216320 gene encoding mantle protein-like, which encodes MKHVLTLMVLAVGWSAGDSSSSVSQKKRELPPGTSEAFEANHIFDTQSPEANQWGHKQLTEVTITKNVPVPYPVKVEKHVAVPVKIPFPVAVRKKIPIVVERKIPVYVEKPVPVQVDRPVPYPLPVEVPVFHQVAVEVPKPYPVHVPAPYPVYIQQPIFVEKKNNKYKRVKKNTVKVLRHKKN